Below is a window of Staphylococcus succinus DNA.
AATCGTACAATCTGTTACCTTGTCTAGTTGTTCAACTTTATCCTTAACGGATGTGTCGTTTAAAAATATATAACTATCTGGCCTAAATGTAGGACACACTTTAAATGTTACTTTTTTATCTTGATTTAACAATTGATGGTATTTCAATTCATCACATGGATCGTCAGTGGTACATACTACAGAAACATTACTCCGCTTAATCAATGCTTGTGGTGTATGTGTCGACTTTGCTAATGTGCGATTCAAAGATTTATATAGCTTTTTAATATTTACTTGATCTAGATTTGTATCTTGATTAAAATAACGTTTTAATTCTAGCGAACACCAATGGTACATCGGATTACTAGCAGCATAAGGTAACATTTGCATAAATGCTTTAAATTTATCATAATCGTCTGCATTTCCAGTAATATAATCCTCTTCAATACCGTATGCTCTCATTAGACGCCACTTATAATGATCTCCTCCTAACCATAATTGTGTGATATTATCATAATTTTTATTTTCATAAATTTCTTTTGGGTCTAAATGACAGTGAAAATCACAAATCGGTATCTCTTTTACTTTTTTATACAATTTAATAGCTGTTTTACTGTTCAATAAAAAATTATCATTAATTAACGCCATAATTTTTCTCCTTACTATTACTTATTTTAAAATTTATTAGGTGCTACTTTCTTCGTTAGTGTATGCGCTTACAAAATATACCAAAAAATTTTTTCTATCTTCTACACTATTTTATGCCATCACTTTATCGTTTTAATTCCCCAAAATGTGAGGATAATTTTAACACATCATTTTCACTAACAGACAACGCATCTTCAGTTGTTGTATGTTGCATTACAGAACATTTTGTCGCAAAGTCTATCGTTTCTTTCAACCCCCATCGATGAATCAAACCGTGTAAGACCCCTGCCATAAATGCATCGCCTGCACCTATGCGATTAAGTACTGTATAAGTATATGCTTGTCCTTGAATGTAATTTTCATCAGATAATATAATACCTTGGAGCGTACTCTCTTCAATGTCCCTATTACTAGAAGCGATGATTGGTATCTCATATTGATCTTGGATTGTTTTCGCACAAACTTTAATATCATCATCCATTGAATTAATTTCTAATAAATGTGTAGCGTCTTTTTCCCCGAAAAATAATATATCAACTAACGGTAACACTGATTGAATAACTGATACTGCTTCAGATTTTGACCATAAATTACTTCTATAGTTAATATCAAAGACAATGAAAACACCTTGTTGTTTTAATGTTGTAAGTATTTGTACAATTTGATTACGAAAACTCTCATTTACTGCAAGTGTAACACCTGTAAATACAAAATGATCACCACTTTGTATATTGCTATTTAATTCGTTTAATGCTAAGTCCCCGTGTTGGGCAAAGGTAGAATTTTCGCGATCATAAATTATATTGCCACTTCTGAAACCAAAACTTTCTTCCATGTAGTAAGTTCCTATACGTCCGTCCATTTTTTTTACAAATTGCGCACCAACATTTGATTGAACTATTTTTTGTGAAGCAATATTTCCCAATGCATGAGGGGGTAATACTGTAACGATTTCAGTTTGATGACCAAATTGGGCCAATGTTACGAGTGCATTCAGCTCTGTACCACCCACCTTCACACTAAAGTTGTGTGCATCTTTTAATTGTTCATACTGCGGTGGCGTATAGCGTAATAATATTTCACCAAATCCATATATTGTCATTGTTATACCTCACTTTTCAATCCTGAAATATATTGTTCTAATGCTAATTTTCCTTCTTGTGTATAAATTTTAGTGATTTCACTTCCTATTCCTACAGCAAAGCTACCCGCATCTAACCATGCTTTATGGTTATTTTTGCCAATACCGCCTGTTGGTATAATTTCAATTTGAGGTAATGGCCCCTTAAAGTCTTTAAGCGCATTAGGTGAAAACTGTGTTGCTGGGAACAATTTCAATACTTTACAACCAAATTGTAACGATTCAACCATTTCTTTAACTGTCATACAGCCAGGAATATAGGGTACATCATATAAATTAGCGATTTTTGCTGTTTCTTCATCAAAGGAAGGACTGACAATAAACTTAGCGCCGTTTAATATAGCTGTTCTCGCAGATACGCTATCAAGTACAGTGCCTACACCTATTAAAGCATCTTCTCTTTTCGATAATTGTGCAATGATATGCATCGCGTCTGGCGTTGTTAGGGTAACTTCAATAATATTAAGCCCCTGGTCGATAATGATATTAGCAATATCTAAGAATGATTCAGCATGATCTGTACGCATAACTGCAATATGCTGACCTTCATGAATCATTTTCAAGACTTTCGTGGATTTCATATCTTCATCCCCTTATGAGTTATAGTAGTATCTAATTACATTTTTAAAAATAACAACGTTGTTATTTTTAGTCAAAAAAATATTGTATGACTTATCACTATGGTATAATTAATTCTAAATTAAATCAATTAATATCAAGGAGAAGTTTTATGGCTGTGACTTTAAAAGATGTTGCCGAAGCCTGTGGTGTCAGCTATTCCACAGTCAGTAAAGCATTGAAAAATTCTCAACTCGTTAAACCTGAAACGAAACAAATGATTCAACAAAAGGCACTAGAAATGAATTATATTGCCAATCAATCTGCAAGAGCGCTTGTTTCTAAGAAAAGTGGTACCATTGGATTAATATGGCCTTCTGTAGATCGTGTAGCCGTAACACATCTAATATCAGAGATCAATCATGCTATTAAAGCCTTAGGTTATGTCATGTTTGTATCTATTGATGATGTGTCAGTTGCATCAAAGAAATTTGTAGAATTCGGCTGCGATGGTATTGTTATTTTTGATGAAGGAGATCATACAAATTTGCCACCTGAAATTTACAATAATATACCTGTTGTCGCTTATGGTGTAGATAGAGTAACACCTTATCCCATCATTAATGTCAATCACGCTGAAGCGATGATTATGGCTATTAAACGTTTATTAGCGCATGGTGTACAACAAATTGATTATATTGGCGCGGTTGATACTACAGATGTGCGCCAAATCGCTAAAAAAGATGCCGTTTTGCAATATTGTAAGCAACAAAATATCAACCATAGGATTATTGCTTCAAATGGCTTAAACGCCATAGAAGCTGAAGCATCGATTAAAAAATTCCTACAACACGACACACTTGCACCAGGCGTTATTTGTGGGAGCTATGACATTACAGTAGGTACAATTAATGCGATGGGCACAACACAACGACCAATCATTTACTCATATGACAATATACCTCAAATAAAAAAATTGGATTACCCTGTTCACGCAATTGGTGTACCAACAAGTGTTATAGCGCAAGCCATTGTGGATACTTTAGATAAAGTCATTAATGACTTACCAACAGAACAGACTTACCATTTACATCCTACATTACAAGATACGCACTAATCACATTATACACTTGTTTACAATTCAACAAAGCGACTATAACTACATTGGACGGTGTAGTTATAGTCGCTTTATTTGAGAGAGATATTTATCTAGAGGGTTAGTCTAATATCTTATTGTTCTACTTGATTTATAAGTATTTAAAAACATTACATAGAATCATTTAATTATTGTCTTTCACTCATAGCCAACTGACTTTCAAGGCTTATATAGTGTTACTACCTATAATCATGATTCATCTATAGCTCTGAGGTTATCAATATATCATCAACGCGCAAAGGTTCAATGCACCATCTCTAACCTGTGCGTATTTCTAAATATATTGCTTCTTCTCTAAAAGACTCCTTTAGTATCATTCAAATGTTTCAGTTATGAGTCCTGATAGTTAACTTATGTTTGCGATATAAACACACGTATTTACTCTACTATGATATTAATATGCCTCGAAATACTTACTTCATCAATATCTAATGACAATGCATCAGCACTCATAACCCTCTACATTATCTATTATATTACTGTATATTGTATGATTAAAATACATAGTTGGAATATTTTAAATTCCTCAGAGGAATACTTCGAAGCTCTATAATTTTCATATCCATGCTATCGTCTTATGTCATTTAAGAATTTAATCCATTCATCAGTGACATAATTAATATAACTTTCCTTCTTCCAAATCACGCCTAAATTCCACGATACATCTGCTCCATGAAGCGGAACACCAACAACATCTT
It encodes the following:
- a CDS encoding sugar kinase, with protein sequence MTIYGFGEILLRYTPPQYEQLKDAHNFSVKVGGTELNALVTLAQFGHQTEIVTVLPPHALGNIASQKIVQSNVGAQFVKKMDGRIGTYYMEESFGFRSGNIIYDRENSTFAQHGDLALNELNSNIQSGDHFVFTGVTLAVNESFRNQIVQILTTLKQQGVFIVFDINYRSNLWSKSEAVSVIQSVLPLVDILFFGEKDATHLLEINSMDDDIKVCAKTIQDQYEIPIIASSNRDIEESTLQGIILSDENYIQGQAYTYTVLNRIGAGDAFMAGVLHGLIHRWGLKETIDFATKCSVMQHTTTEDALSVSENDVLKLSSHFGELKR
- the eda gene encoding bifunctional 4-hydroxy-2-oxoglutarate aldolase/2-dehydro-3-deoxy-phosphogluconate aldolase translates to MKSTKVLKMIHEGQHIAVMRTDHAESFLDIANIIIDQGLNIIEVTLTTPDAMHIIAQLSKREDALIGVGTVLDSVSARTAILNGAKFIVSPSFDEETAKIANLYDVPYIPGCMTVKEMVESLQFGCKVLKLFPATQFSPNALKDFKGPLPQIEIIPTGGIGKNNHKAWLDAGSFAVGIGSEITKIYTQEGKLALEQYISGLKSEV
- a CDS encoding LacI family DNA-binding transcriptional regulator, which encodes MAVTLKDVAEACGVSYSTVSKALKNSQLVKPETKQMIQQKALEMNYIANQSARALVSKKSGTIGLIWPSVDRVAVTHLISEINHAIKALGYVMFVSIDDVSVASKKFVEFGCDGIVIFDEGDHTNLPPEIYNNIPVVAYGVDRVTPYPIINVNHAEAMIMAIKRLLAHGVQQIDYIGAVDTTDVRQIAKKDAVLQYCKQQNINHRIIASNGLNAIEAEASIKKFLQHDTLAPGVICGSYDITVGTINAMGTTQRPIIYSYDNIPQIKKLDYPVHAIGVPTSVIAQAIVDTLDKVINDLPTEQTYHLHPTLQDTH